The following proteins are encoded in a genomic region of Opitutus sp.:
- a CDS encoding FAD-dependent oxidoreductase, producing MSNEVIIVGAGLAGLTCARRLQQAGRTCVILEAAEAVGGRVRTDVVEGFRLDRGFQVLLTAYPEARRWLDYAALDLRAFNPGARVQTATGLHRVADPFRQPEHLWATLRAPVGSLFDKLRIATLRSRARRGSLAEVLQRPETTTLAALQAHGFGADMIERFLRPWLGGIFLERELTTSSRMMEFVFRMLAEGDAAVPSRGMQAIPDQLAAGLSAGTVRLNTPVASIAPDGVRLVSGEHLRAAHVVIATDGAGAAALLPEVTAPAWRSTVTVYFQAPHSPVNEATLQLNGQAGGRVNHVAVMSDVAPDYAPAGKALLAVSILGAAEENDEALATQVQTELTAWWGKQVKEWRVLKTVRVRHALPVRLPLVSELARPVHPGVWVCGDHRDTASIQGAMQSGRATADAIILPA from the coding sequence ATGAGCAACGAGGTCATCATCGTGGGCGCAGGTCTGGCGGGGCTGACCTGTGCCCGCCGACTGCAACAGGCCGGGCGCACCTGCGTGATCCTTGAAGCGGCCGAGGCGGTCGGCGGGCGCGTGCGCACCGACGTGGTCGAGGGATTTCGGCTCGATCGCGGCTTTCAGGTTTTGCTCACGGCATATCCCGAGGCCCGGCGCTGGCTCGATTACGCGGCGCTAGATCTGCGCGCGTTTAACCCCGGGGCGCGGGTGCAAACGGCGACGGGTTTACACCGGGTTGCCGACCCGTTCCGGCAACCTGAGCACCTCTGGGCGACGCTGCGCGCGCCGGTGGGTTCGCTCTTCGACAAGCTGCGCATCGCCACCCTGCGCAGCCGCGCCCGCCGGGGCTCGCTGGCGGAGGTGTTGCAACGCCCCGAAACGACGACCCTCGCCGCGCTGCAGGCGCACGGCTTTGGGGCGGACATGATCGAGCGGTTTTTGCGCCCCTGGCTGGGCGGGATTTTCCTGGAACGCGAGCTGACGACGTCCAGCCGGATGATGGAGTTTGTGTTCCGCATGCTGGCCGAGGGCGACGCGGCGGTGCCCAGCCGAGGCATGCAGGCAATCCCGGATCAACTGGCGGCGGGACTGTCCGCCGGTACGGTGCGACTGAATACGCCGGTGGCCTCAATCGCGCCGGACGGCGTGCGGTTAGTCTCGGGCGAACACCTGCGCGCGGCCCACGTCGTGATCGCCACGGATGGCGCGGGCGCTGCGGCCCTTTTGCCCGAAGTCACGGCACCGGCCTGGCGCTCGACGGTGACGGTCTATTTTCAGGCGCCGCACAGCCCGGTGAACGAAGCGACGTTACAGCTCAACGGCCAGGCCGGCGGACGAGTTAACCACGTGGCGGTGATGAGTGATGTTGCCCCCGATTACGCTCCTGCCGGCAAGGCCCTGCTGGCGGTTTCAATCCTCGGCGCGGCTGAGGAAAACGACGAGGCTCTGGCCACGCAGGTGCAGACCGAATTGACCGCGTGGTGGGGCAAGCAGGTGAAGGAGTGGCGGGTGTTAAAAACGGTGCGCGTACGCCACGCTTTGCCGGTGCGTTTGCCGCTGGTGAGCGAGCTGGCGCGGCCCGTTCACCCCGGAGTCTGGGTGTGCGGGGATCACCGTGACACCGCTTCGATTCAGGGCGCGATGCAGAGCGGCCGGGCGACTGCGGATGCGATTATCTTGCCCGCCTAG
- the cysK gene encoding cysteine synthase A, with protein MSAALYPDIVATIGQTPLIKLNRIAAGLPATIYLKAEFFNPLGSVKDRIGRAMIEAAEREGKLTAGTVVIEPTSGNTGIALAFVCSQRGYKLILTMPETMSLERRVLLRMLGAEIVLTPGTEGMPGAIRKAEELLAQHGGRGFIPQQFENPANPEAHRRTTAEEIWAATGGKIDAFVAGVGTGGTITGVSEVLKTRCNLRSIAVEPAASPVLSGGKPGRHLIQGIGAGFIPKNCNTAIIDEVITVSDDQALETARELALKDGILGGISTGTNVWAALQVARRSEFAGKVIVTVGCSCGERYLSTVLADKARLEVAV; from the coding sequence ATGTCCGCAGCCCTTTACCCCGACATCGTTGCCACCATCGGCCAGACCCCGTTGATCAAACTCAACCGCATCGCCGCCGGTTTGCCCGCGACGATTTATTTGAAGGCGGAGTTTTTCAACCCGCTGGGGAGCGTGAAGGACCGCATCGGCCGGGCGATGATCGAGGCGGCCGAGCGCGAGGGGAAACTCACGGCGGGCACGGTGGTCATCGAGCCTACGTCGGGCAACACCGGCATCGCGCTGGCCTTCGTGTGTTCGCAACGCGGCTACAAGTTGATCCTCACCATGCCGGAGACGATGTCGCTTGAGCGGCGCGTGCTGCTGCGCATGTTGGGAGCGGAGATCGTACTGACGCCGGGAACCGAGGGCATGCCCGGGGCGATCCGCAAGGCCGAAGAACTGCTGGCGCAGCACGGCGGCCGCGGGTTCATCCCGCAGCAATTCGAGAACCCGGCCAACCCCGAGGCCCACCGGCGCACCACGGCTGAAGAAATCTGGGCGGCCACCGGCGGCAAGATCGACGCCTTCGTGGCTGGGGTGGGCACCGGTGGCACGATTACCGGAGTTTCCGAGGTGCTGAAAACGCGCTGCAATCTGCGCAGCATCGCGGTGGAACCGGCCGCCAGCCCAGTGTTATCCGGAGGCAAGCCGGGGCGGCATTTGATTCAAGGGATTGGCGCGGGCTTTATCCCCAAAAACTGCAATACCGCGATCATCGACGAGGTGATCACGGTGAGTGACGACCAGGCGCTGGAAACGGCCCGTGAATTGGCGCTCAAGGACGGTATTTTGGGAGGGATTTCGACCGGCACCAACGTCTGGGCGGCACTGCAAGTTGCCAGAAGATCGGAGTTTGCCGGAAAGGTGATCGTGACCGTGGGGTGCAGCTGCGGTGAGCGCTACCTGTCGACCGTCTTGGCCGACAAGGCGCGCCTCGAGGTTGCGGTTTAA
- a CDS encoding Gfo/Idh/MocA family oxidoreductase — MSQIEKTFAVGIIGCGTISQAYFTACKRFPFLRVSACADLNFAAAEIKAQEHGCRALSVEALLADPEIAIVVNLTIPRVHAEIDLRIIASGKHVFSEKPFALTRAEGEAVVAAAAAAGLRVGCAPDTCLGAAIQTARKVIDDGEIGTPLSFQANMICGGHEHWHPSPEFYYQRGGGPMFDMGPYYLHALITLLGPVKRVAGLTRASFPSRTITSAPKRGTVVPVEVPTHIVSLLEFHNGVIGQLTTSFDVKHGHASPNIEIYGSAGSLSVPDPNGTGGIPKLKTARFADWVSLRHTHPYAEGSRGVGVADMARAIAQGRPHRANDAIALHALDIMQAIHESSDAGHHILLTTTCQRPEAMRADLPDWVLE; from the coding sequence ATGAGCCAAATCGAAAAAACCTTCGCCGTCGGCATTATCGGCTGCGGGACCATCTCCCAGGCCTACTTCACTGCCTGCAAACGCTTTCCCTTTTTGCGGGTCAGCGCCTGCGCCGACCTGAACTTTGCCGCCGCCGAAATCAAGGCCCAAGAGCACGGCTGCCGGGCGCTTTCCGTGGAGGCGCTGCTGGCCGACCCCGAAATCGCCATCGTCGTCAACCTCACCATTCCCCGGGTCCATGCCGAAATTGACCTGCGGATCATCGCCTCCGGTAAACACGTTTTTAGCGAAAAACCCTTTGCCCTGACCCGCGCCGAGGGCGAGGCGGTGGTGGCCGCCGCCGCTGCAGCCGGCCTGCGCGTAGGCTGCGCGCCCGACACCTGCCTCGGCGCGGCGATACAGACCGCCCGCAAAGTAATCGACGACGGCGAAATCGGCACTCCGCTTTCCTTCCAGGCTAACATGATTTGCGGCGGCCACGAGCACTGGCACCCGTCACCGGAATTTTATTACCAACGCGGGGGCGGCCCGATGTTCGACATGGGCCCTTATTACCTGCACGCCCTGATCACCCTGCTCGGCCCGGTGAAACGCGTCGCCGGCCTCACTCGGGCCAGCTTCCCGTCGCGCACCATCACCAGCGCGCCAAAACGCGGCACGGTCGTCCCGGTGGAAGTGCCCACGCACATCGTTTCGTTGCTGGAATTTCACAACGGGGTGATCGGCCAGTTAACCACCTCCTTTGACGTCAAACACGGCCACGCCTCACCGAATATCGAAATCTACGGTTCGGCTGGCTCGCTCTCGGTGCCGGACCCGAACGGCACCGGCGGTATCCCTAAGTTGAAGACGGCGCGGTTCGCCGACTGGGTTTCGCTGCGTCACACCCACCCGTATGCCGAGGGCTCGCGCGGGGTCGGCGTGGCGGACATGGCCCGCGCGATCGCCCAAGGGCGGCCGCACCGCGCCAACGACGCCATCGCCCTGCACGCGTTGGACATCATGCAGGCGATTCACGAGTCGAGTGACGCGGGCCACCACATCCTCCTCACCACCACCTGCCAGCGCCCCGAAGCGATGCGCGCCGACTTGCCCGACTGGGTGCTGGAATAA
- a CDS encoding ThuA domain-containing protein translates to MKRALFLCGGWAGHKPEQIVHLFSSALAAKGFSTVIETSLDILADTARLQDFAVIFPCWTMGALTKEQSAGLRAAVHAGVGLAGIHGGMGDAFRGDLDYEWMVGGHFLGHPHVGDYVVNLRSLSSPLTAGLPASFAYHSEQYYMMVDPAIEVLADTVYTYQGRSCTMPVAWVKHWGKGRVFYHALGHEPEEFTKYPFVHDLTVRGLLWAAGDL, encoded by the coding sequence ATGAAACGAGCACTCTTTCTCTGCGGCGGCTGGGCCGGTCACAAACCGGAGCAAATCGTCCATCTCTTCAGTTCCGCCCTCGCTGCCAAGGGTTTCTCCACCGTCATCGAGACGTCGCTGGACATCCTCGCCGATACGGCGCGGCTGCAGGACTTCGCGGTGATTTTCCCGTGCTGGACGATGGGCGCGTTGACCAAAGAACAAAGCGCCGGGCTGCGCGCTGCGGTCCACGCCGGCGTGGGGTTGGCCGGCATCCATGGCGGCATGGGCGACGCCTTCCGGGGTGACCTCGACTACGAGTGGATGGTCGGCGGACATTTTTTGGGGCACCCGCATGTCGGCGACTACGTGGTCAACCTGCGCTCGCTGTCGAGCCCGCTCACGGCCGGACTGCCGGCGTCGTTCGCCTACCATTCCGAGCAATATTATATGATGGTGGACCCGGCGATCGAGGTGCTGGCCGACACCGTTTACACCTACCAAGGCCGGTCCTGCACGATGCCCGTCGCCTGGGTCAAACACTGGGGCAAGGGCCGGGTGTTTTATCACGCCCTGGGCCACGAGCCGGAGGAATTCACCAAATACCCCTTCGTCCATGACCTCACCGTGCGCGGCCTACTGTGGGCGGCCGGTGATCTTTGA
- a CDS encoding helix-turn-helix transcriptional regulator, with protein MDGVFNNMDFRIKHWLGYTRRFPSPYPVASANLVNQKDHWVRTVFDTCNFSLILRGHGLFNRLGRSWEVVAPCVITQWPGEQLEYGPNLQDETWDEFYIIYGRELRPRFMASGLVDTARPVWPIQDLGRVQALIAEYGALADSANPEAVVDRVDRVCERLVLETLLDVDADNSGDTPLGRLLGEVRREFAGPVDFDALASRHGLSRATFRRRWAEIMDKPPARYLQELRMREACRLLAETTRPIREIAAAVGFEDELYFSRRFRLEQGRPPSDYRKIYALRSQRQA; from the coding sequence ATGGACGGCGTTTTCAATAACATGGATTTTAGGATCAAGCACTGGCTGGGTTATACGCGACGCTTCCCGTCGCCCTATCCGGTCGCTTCCGCCAATTTGGTTAACCAGAAAGATCACTGGGTTCGTACGGTGTTCGATACCTGTAACTTCTCCCTAATCCTGCGTGGTCACGGGCTATTTAACCGGCTCGGCCGATCGTGGGAGGTGGTGGCGCCGTGTGTGATTACGCAGTGGCCCGGCGAGCAGTTGGAGTACGGGCCGAACCTACAGGATGAGACGTGGGACGAGTTTTATATTATCTACGGACGGGAGTTGCGGCCGCGCTTTATGGCGTCCGGATTAGTCGATACGGCGCGCCCGGTTTGGCCGATCCAGGATCTCGGCCGGGTGCAGGCACTGATCGCCGAATATGGGGCTCTGGCGGATTCGGCTAATCCGGAGGCGGTGGTCGATCGCGTCGATCGAGTGTGCGAACGGCTGGTATTGGAGACGCTGCTCGACGTCGATGCGGACAATTCAGGTGATACGCCACTGGGCCGACTGCTGGGCGAGGTGCGGCGGGAGTTCGCCGGTCCGGTGGATTTCGACGCGCTGGCGAGTCGGCACGGGCTGTCGCGGGCGACCTTTCGGCGGCGCTGGGCCGAGATAATGGACAAGCCGCCGGCGCGGTACTTGCAGGAGCTGCGGATGCGCGAGGCATGCAGGCTGCTAGCAGAGACGACCCGTCCGATTCGGGAAATAGCTGCGGCGGTGGGGTTCGAGGACGAGTTATATTTCTCGCGACGGTTCCGGCTGGAGCAGGGGCGTCCGCCGAGCGACTACCGCAAAATCTACGCCCTGCGTTCCCAGCGTCAGGCGTGA
- the proB gene encoding glutamate 5-kinase — MKTTAPHRVIIKLGTGVLTSGIGQLNTARIAALAAGVALLRASGTEVIVVSSGAVGLGMGRLGLKKKPADVSKKQACAAIGQSLLMQTWQRGFDPHGLTAAQVLLTHEDLRSRDRHLGVKACLEELIAYGTIPVINENDTVSAAEIKFGDNDTLSAMVASLTGAQHLLILSTAPGLIDMKGTGKIVPVVAKITPEIEAMAGGTTDVTATGGMISKISAAKIALRAGCGVFIASGAEPDIISRLLGGTGPGTFFVPSGIPLEAKKRWLAYFQRPTGNITVKADAVPILRDQGRSLLAIGVTGAKGAFAEGDIVNILGPDGKILARGVSAFADHEVNAIAGHSSDELKPRFPGRKRLEVVHRDNLVLL; from the coding sequence GTGAAAACCACCGCGCCCCACCGCGTCATCATCAAACTGGGCACCGGTGTGCTCACTTCCGGCATTGGCCAGTTGAATACCGCGCGCATTGCCGCACTGGCGGCGGGGGTGGCGTTACTGCGCGCTTCCGGCACCGAGGTCATCGTCGTCTCCTCCGGCGCGGTCGGTCTGGGAATGGGCCGGCTTGGCCTTAAAAAGAAACCCGCCGACGTATCCAAAAAGCAGGCCTGCGCCGCCATTGGCCAGTCGCTGCTCATGCAAACTTGGCAGCGTGGTTTTGATCCCCACGGCCTCACCGCCGCCCAGGTTTTGCTCACCCACGAAGACCTGCGCAGCCGTGACCGCCACCTTGGCGTTAAAGCCTGTCTTGAGGAGCTCATCGCCTACGGAACCATTCCGGTCATCAATGAAAACGACACGGTCAGCGCCGCCGAAATCAAGTTCGGCGACAACGACACGCTTTCGGCGATGGTAGCCAGTCTCACGGGGGCGCAGCACCTTTTAATCCTCTCCACCGCCCCCGGTTTGATCGACATGAAGGGCACGGGGAAAATCGTCCCCGTGGTCGCAAAGATCACCCCCGAGATCGAGGCAATGGCGGGCGGCACCACCGATGTGACCGCCACCGGCGGCATGATCTCCAAAATCTCAGCCGCCAAGATCGCCCTGCGCGCCGGCTGCGGGGTGTTTATCGCCAGTGGCGCCGAGCCCGATATCATCTCGCGGCTGCTCGGCGGCACCGGCCCCGGGACTTTTTTTGTACCGAGCGGTATTCCGCTCGAAGCCAAGAAACGCTGGCTCGCCTATTTCCAGCGCCCCACCGGAAACATCACGGTGAAGGCTGACGCTGTCCCCATTTTGCGCGATCAGGGACGCAGCCTTTTGGCCATTGGGGTAACGGGAGCCAAAGGCGCTTTTGCCGAAGGCGACATCGTTAACATCCTCGGCCCCGACGGTAAAATCCTCGCTCGTGGTGTGTCGGCTTTTGCCGATCACGAAGTCAACGCCATCGCTGGCCACAGCAGCGACGAATTGAAGCCGCGTTTCCCTGGCCGTAAGCGCCTCGAAGTCGTGCATCGTGACAACCTCGTGCTGCTCTGA
- the frr gene encoding ribosome recycling factor has translation MSQSILSDTQLKMKKAVDHTLHEFANIHTGKASPSMVENIMVESYGTMMRIKDCAAISTPDARQIVIQPWDKGLTQAISKAIMIANLGFNPAVDGQLVRIPLADMSRERRLEFVKVANRLAEEGRVHVRNARRDCLEALKKAKLPEDEAKRTEKEIQTLTDKSIEEVNKNLAAKEKDLLTV, from the coding sequence ATGTCTCAATCGATCCTCTCCGACACCCAGCTCAAGATGAAGAAGGCCGTGGACCACACGCTCCACGAGTTTGCCAATATCCATACCGGCAAGGCCTCGCCCTCCATGGTGGAAAACATCATGGTCGAGTCCTACGGCACGATGATGCGCATCAAAGACTGCGCCGCCATCTCCACCCCCGATGCTCGCCAGATCGTCATCCAGCCCTGGGACAAGGGGCTCACCCAAGCCATTTCCAAGGCCATCATGATTGCCAACCTCGGCTTTAACCCAGCTGTCGATGGTCAACTGGTGCGTATTCCCTTGGCGGATATGAGCCGCGAACGCCGCCTAGAATTCGTGAAGGTTGCCAACCGCCTGGCCGAGGAAGGCCGCGTTCATGTGCGCAACGCCCGTCGCGACTGCCTTGAGGCCCTCAAAAAAGCCAAGCTTCCGGAAGACGAGGCCAAGCGTACCGAAAAGGAGATTCAGACGCTCACCGACAAGTCTATCGAAGAGGTAAATAAGAACCTCGCCGCCAAGGAAAAAGACCTGCTTACGGTCTAA
- a CDS encoding UMP kinase: protein MSDKAAKPKTKYKRIVLKLSGEVLSGKSSNPIDAGVLERICSQVKEIHEKGVQVCVVIGGGNIFRGLQGEQRGVDRTTGDYMGMLATVINSLALMDCLEKMGVSTRVQSAIPMNQVAEPFILRRAMRHLEKGRVVIFAAGTGNPYFSTDTTAALRASEMHADIIMKATKVDGIYDKDPKKHPDAVKYDEITFIDALRQRLNVMDSTAFSLCLDNNVPILVFDLNDPHAIEKAVTGQKVGTLVHG, encoded by the coding sequence ATGAGTGACAAAGCGGCCAAGCCCAAGACCAAGTATAAACGCATCGTGCTCAAACTGAGCGGCGAAGTCCTGAGCGGGAAATCCAGCAACCCGATCGACGCAGGCGTTCTCGAGCGCATCTGCTCCCAGGTTAAGGAAATCCATGAAAAAGGGGTGCAGGTTTGTGTGGTCATCGGCGGCGGTAACATTTTCCGTGGCCTGCAGGGCGAGCAGCGTGGGGTGGATCGTACCACGGGCGATTACATGGGAATGCTCGCCACGGTGATTAACTCATTGGCGCTGATGGATTGCTTGGAAAAAATGGGTGTCTCTACCCGTGTTCAAAGCGCGATTCCCATGAACCAGGTTGCCGAGCCGTTCATTCTTCGTCGCGCCATGCGCCACCTTGAAAAGGGCCGCGTGGTGATCTTCGCCGCCGGTACCGGCAATCCCTATTTCTCAACCGACACCACGGCCGCCCTGCGCGCCTCCGAGATGCACGCCGACATCATCATGAAGGCCACCAAGGTTGACGGCATTTACGACAAGGACCCCAAGAAGCACCCTGATGCCGTCAAGTACGACGAGATCACCTTCATCGACGCCCTGCGCCAGCGCCTCAACGTCATGGATTCGACCGCGTTCTCCCTTTGTTTGGACAACAACGTCCCGATCCTCGTGTTCGACTTGAACGACCCGCACGCCATTGAAAAAGCCGTCACTGGTCAAAAGGTCGGTACTCTCGTTCACGGTTAA
- a CDS encoding MFS transporter, translating to MPNSPIRQNLRYCTYDALVATPFCYLLQPGNFIVAALLVSLFKLPPAVYGLISALPFLANFAQVFLMPLISRSYSTKTISVATVSLQALCWLTMAALMPFLPIDKPEISGKWWITLYMISAALTAMAGVSWISWIREWVPQGLLGKYFGLRNRLAQFSQISFLLITGWLINRLGNSILAFQSILIVSSLLRLLSAWYQWKTTTETPLHSHPRTSLSWREQLAVLLQTKPCLWFIAYGAAWGFAASLFGPFVSIFMYEDLKLSVQQVSTIVIVASVGGAVSATAWGKLADRFGNKPVMLFCMILWQAQNFLWCIVTPANHWILYPMWVFGGVMGAGFTLSLFNLQLKIIPAQAKTLAISVNIAVASLLTASGPILGGKILQWALSGNTPAIDVYHRVFFFTPVLSLLACLLLIRVRESSASPLSSVVGAMRNIRTLSSIFGASFLADYMFVKTQKRTTPGSPR from the coding sequence ATGCCTAATTCGCCCATTCGCCAAAATTTGCGCTACTGCACGTATGATGCATTGGTCGCAACCCCGTTCTGCTATTTGCTGCAACCCGGGAATTTCATCGTCGCTGCGCTGCTGGTGTCGCTCTTCAAACTGCCTCCCGCGGTTTATGGGTTGATCTCAGCACTCCCGTTTTTGGCCAACTTTGCCCAGGTGTTTTTGATGCCGCTAATCAGCCGGTCCTATTCGACGAAAACCATCTCCGTTGCCACGGTTTCTTTGCAAGCCCTGTGCTGGCTCACGATGGCCGCACTGATGCCATTCCTACCCATCGATAAGCCCGAGATTAGCGGGAAATGGTGGATTACCCTTTATATGATCTCCGCCGCCCTGACCGCCATGGCCGGAGTGAGCTGGATTTCATGGATCCGCGAGTGGGTGCCCCAAGGGCTTCTCGGCAAATACTTTGGGTTACGCAATCGCCTCGCCCAGTTCTCGCAGATTTCCTTCCTCCTCATCACCGGTTGGCTCATCAACCGACTCGGCAACTCGATCCTCGCATTCCAATCTATCCTCATCGTCAGCAGCCTATTGCGGCTGTTATCGGCGTGGTACCAATGGAAAACAACAACGGAAACACCCCTTCACAGTCACCCTCGGACGAGTCTAAGCTGGCGTGAGCAACTGGCAGTTTTACTCCAAACCAAACCCTGCCTGTGGTTCATCGCCTACGGCGCGGCATGGGGGTTTGCAGCCAGTTTGTTCGGCCCGTTCGTATCCATTTTTATGTACGAGGATCTAAAGCTTTCTGTGCAGCAGGTCAGCACCATCGTTATCGTGGCCAGCGTTGGCGGAGCGGTTTCAGCGACCGCATGGGGCAAGTTGGCCGATCGCTTTGGCAATAAACCGGTGATGCTTTTCTGCATGATTCTCTGGCAGGCCCAAAACTTTCTGTGGTGCATCGTTACGCCCGCCAACCACTGGATTCTTTACCCGATGTGGGTTTTTGGTGGGGTAATGGGAGCGGGCTTCACCCTCAGCCTTTTTAACCTCCAACTTAAAATCATTCCCGCCCAGGCCAAAACCCTGGCCATTAGCGTCAACATTGCCGTCGCCTCCCTGCTCACCGCCAGCGGCCCGATCCTTGGAGGCAAAATCCTCCAATGGGCGCTGTCTGGTAACACTCCGGCCATTGACGTTTATCACCGTGTTTTTTTCTTCACCCCTGTACTGTCCCTGCTCGCCTGCCTCCTGCTCATCCGAGTACGCGAATCCTCGGCCAGCCCTCTGTCCAGCGTCGTGGGTGCAATGCGCAACATCCGCACTCTTAGCAGTATCTTCGGCGCTAGTTTTCTAGCCGACTACATGTTCGTAAAAACGCAAAAGCGCACCACCCCGGGCTCGCCCCGCTAA
- a CDS encoding IS21 family transposase has translation MIDYELYCRIKQAEAAGHSAPQIARSLQLHVQTVRRWQAQEKYVRSQAAQVPRPSKLDVHKPAIARWLEAHPFTAMQLWQKVRERGYTGGYSILKDYVRRVRPRNLEAFLTLKFAPGQTAQVDWGSFGAVEVDGTRRALSFFVMVLGYSRFLHVEFTLGQGQEWWLGCHRRAFEKLGGVPREVMVDNCKTAVLSHVPGTDPVYNAQYLDFARHYGFTIKACGPGHPQSKGMVENAVGYVKKSFLGGRQMNGFTELGPAASLWLETVANVRVHAETQGRPVDRLPEERAALLPLNPVASPAVRTLSVRASRRCRVSIETNRYSVPTKFAGALLTAQIEGAQVRFYADRTLVAEHARSFARRADVENPEHVRELEERKRQGARQRLRLRFLELSPAAPAYQRGLEERRLNAGHHLATIVGLVALYGTEAVGRAIESAHELGAYSSDYILNLLEQRARALPQAGPIHLTRADALAALELELRPPDLSPYTQ, from the coding sequence GTGATCGATTACGAACTGTATTGCCGGATAAAACAGGCGGAGGCGGCCGGTCACAGTGCGCCGCAAATCGCCCGCTCGCTCCAGTTGCACGTGCAGACGGTGAGGCGCTGGCAGGCGCAGGAAAAGTACGTGCGCAGCCAGGCCGCGCAGGTGCCTAGGCCAAGCAAGCTCGACGTGCACAAGCCGGCGATCGCGCGCTGGCTGGAGGCCCATCCGTTCACCGCCATGCAGCTCTGGCAAAAGGTGCGCGAGCGGGGGTACACGGGCGGGTATTCAATTTTGAAAGACTACGTGCGGCGGGTGCGGCCGAGGAACCTGGAGGCGTTTCTTACCCTCAAGTTTGCCCCCGGCCAGACCGCGCAGGTGGACTGGGGCAGTTTTGGCGCGGTGGAGGTGGACGGCACCCGGCGGGCTTTAAGTTTTTTCGTCATGGTTTTGGGGTACAGCCGGTTCCTGCATGTGGAATTTACCCTCGGGCAGGGCCAGGAGTGGTGGCTGGGCTGTCACCGGCGCGCCTTTGAAAAACTCGGCGGGGTGCCGCGCGAGGTGATGGTGGACAACTGCAAGACGGCCGTCCTCTCGCATGTGCCCGGGACCGACCCGGTGTACAACGCCCAGTACCTGGACTTTGCCCGGCACTACGGGTTTACGATAAAAGCGTGCGGGCCGGGGCATCCGCAGTCCAAGGGCATGGTGGAAAACGCGGTGGGTTACGTGAAAAAAAGCTTCCTTGGCGGGCGGCAGATGAACGGGTTTACCGAGCTGGGGCCGGCCGCCAGCTTGTGGCTGGAAACGGTGGCCAACGTGCGCGTTCACGCTGAAACCCAGGGCCGGCCGGTGGACCGGCTGCCCGAGGAGCGCGCTGCGCTCCTGCCGCTTAACCCGGTGGCCAGTCCGGCGGTGCGCACCTTAAGCGTGCGGGCGTCGCGGCGGTGCCGGGTGAGTATCGAAACGAACCGCTACTCGGTGCCCACGAAGTTTGCCGGGGCGCTACTCACCGCGCAGATCGAGGGGGCGCAGGTGAGGTTTTATGCGGACCGCACCCTGGTGGCCGAGCATGCCCGCAGTTTTGCCCGCCGCGCCGATGTGGAAAACCCCGAGCATGTGCGCGAACTCGAGGAGCGCAAACGGCAGGGGGCGCGGCAGCGCCTGCGGCTACGGTTTTTGGAACTGAGCCCGGCGGCACCCGCCTACCAACGGGGGCTGGAGGAGCGCCGGCTCAACGCGGGACACCACCTGGCGACTATCGTGGGTTTGGTGGCCCTGTATGGAACGGAGGCAGTCGGCCGGGCGATCGAAAGCGCCCATGAACTCGGCGCCTACTCCAGCGATTACATCCTCAACTTGCTCGAACAACGCGCGCGGGCCTTGCCGCAAGCCGGGCCGATCCACCTCACCCGCGCCGACGCGTTGGCCGCACTGGAACTCGAACTGCGTCCCCCGGATTTAAGCCCCTATACCCAATGA